The sequence CAAACAGTTAAAATCTATAATATGCGTAATGTAGATGAACTTGTGCTGCTTGACATTAATGCCACCAATGAAAGTCGTGAGCCTGATTATAAGCTTATCCATGACGTCGCAGATGAATGCTTTATGCCTTTTTCGGTTGGTGGTGGAATTAAAACAGTTGAACAGATTCGCAAGGTATTGCTAGCTGGAGCTGATAAAGTGGTTCTCAATACGGCAGCTTTGGAAACTCCAGAGCTGATCAGAGAGGCTTCCGAAACATTTGGTAATCAGTGCATAGTTGTCTCTCTAGATGTAAAAAAAGTGGATGGTGAATACAAGGTATTTTCTCATTCGGGTAAAAAAAAGACGGCATACACGTTTGTAGACGCAGCGAAAATGGTTGAGTCTTATGGTGCTGGTGAGCTTTTAGTAACTCGTATTGAAATTGATGGCACAATGGCGGGCTATGATAATGAACTTCTTAAACTGGCTGTAGACAGTGTCAGTATCCCTGTTATAGGGGGAGGAGGAGCAAAAGACTATCAAGATATGCATCATGCCTTTGATCATTCTGGTGTCGATGCCTTAGCTGCCGCTGCGATATTCCATTTTACAGAACAAACTCCCAATGAGGCGAAGAGCTATCTTGCTCAGCAAGGGATCAGTGTTAGGAATTAATAATGAAAATTGCAATTATCCCTGCACGTGGTGGCAGTAAACGCATTCCTCGTAAAAACATTAAACCTTTTCATGGTAAACCTATGATTGCTTACTCTATTGAAGCGGCGGTTGCTTCGGGGTGCTTTGATAAGGTCATTGTTTCTACGGATGATACTGAGATCGCTGAGGTGGCTGAGCAGTATGGTGCAGAGGTACCTTTTTTACGCCCGGCTAACATATCTGATGATTATGCGACGACGATGGATGTGATGCATCACGCTATTACTTGGTGCATGGATAATGGCTGGACTGTAGATGCGGTTTGTTGTTTGTACGCGACCGCTCCTTTTGTAACGCCGGAATATCTTAAACAAGGTTTCGATAAGTTAAATAAAGGCTTATTTGAGTTTGTTTTTAGTGCTGCGACTTTTCCATTTCCGATTCAAAGAGCGATCAAAATTTCATCAGGAGGAGCTGTGTCAATGTTTTCTCCTGAAAATGAACAAGCCCGCTCTCAAGATCTAGAAGAAGCCTATCATGATGCTGGTCAATTCTATTGGGGAAAGGCCGATGCGTTTTTAGAGAAAAAAGCAATATTCGCGGATCATTCTAGTGTCGTTCTGTTACCTAGAAGTAGAGTTCAAGATATTGACACTAATGAA is a genomic window of Vibrio sp. ED004 containing:
- a CDS encoding imidazole glycerol phosphate synthase cyclase subunit; the protein is MLKRRIIPTMLYADFGLVKGEGFNAWRRTGSVIQTVKIYNMRNVDELVLLDINATNESREPDYKLIHDVADECFMPFSVGGGIKTVEQIRKVLLAGADKVVLNTAALETPELIREASETFGNQCIVVSLDVKKVDGEYKVFSHSGKKKTAYTFVDAAKMVESYGAGELLVTRIEIDGTMAGYDNELLKLAVDSVSIPVIGGGGAKDYQDMHHAFDHSGVDALAAAAIFHFTEQTPNEAKSYLAQQGISVRN
- the pseF gene encoding pseudaminic acid cytidylyltransferase, whose protein sequence is MKIAIIPARGGSKRIPRKNIKPFHGKPMIAYSIEAAVASGCFDKVIVSTDDTEIAEVAEQYGAEVPFLRPANISDDYATTMDVMHHAITWCMDNGWTVDAVCCLYATAPFVTPEYLKQGFDKLNKGLFEFVFSAATFPFPIQRAIKISSGGAVSMFSPENEQARSQDLEEAYHDAGQFYWGKADAFLEKKAIFADHSSVVLLPRSRVQDIDTNEDWDLAEALYSALK